The proteins below are encoded in one region of Silene latifolia isolate original U9 population unplaced genomic scaffold, ASM4854445v1 scaffold_363, whole genome shotgun sequence:
- the LOC141639386 gene encoding putative germin-like protein 2-1, which translates to MEKNIIMLAMIGFCMGFVSFIHLVNAADPPPLQDFCVGAADYKSSVFVNGKFCKNPKDVTIQDFLYKGFDIPGNTSTTLGATAHLINDALFPAVNTLGISIGRIDFAPFGLNGPHLHPLASEIFAVLEGTLYIGFVTTDNKLFDAVIKKGDVVVFPQGLIHFQLNIGKTDALGIAGFGSQNPGRTNIPNAIFGTAPTIFSDVLTKAFQVNEKVIQKLHNQFINDDGSIESGRSLLKLISEAT; encoded by the exons atggAGAAGAATATAATAATGTTAGCCATGATTGGTTTTTGTATGGGGTTTGTTAGTTTTATTCACCTTGTTAATGCAGCTgatcctcctcctcttcaagactTTTGTGTTGGTGCTGCTGATTATAAATCCTCAG tgTTTGTCAATGGAAAATTTTGCAAGAATCCAAAGGACGTGACGATACAAGATTTCTTGTACAAAGGGTTTGACATACCCGGAAACACAAGTACCACACTAGGAGCAACGGCACATTTAATCAACGACGCTTTATTTCCAGCGGTAAACACTCTAGGTATATCCATAGGCCGAATTGACTTTGCCCCTTTCGGCCTAAACGGGCCTCATTTACACCCTCTCGCCTCGGAGATTTTCGCGGTGTTAGAGGGGACCCTATACATTGGATTTGTGACAACCGACAACAAGCTATTTGATGCGGTCATTAAAAAGGGTGACGTTGTGGTTTTTCCTCAAGGTTTAATACACTTTCAATTGAATATTGGTAAGACAGATGCATTGGGTATTGCCGGCTTTGGTAGCCAAAACCCGGGTCGAACTAATATTCCTAATGCTATCTTCGGGACTGCACCAACTATTTTCAGTGACGTTCTTACAAAAGCGTTCCAGGTCAATGAGAAGGTGATACAGAAACTTCATAATCAGTTTATTAACGACGACGGTAGTATTGAATCCGGAAGATCGTTGCTGAAGCTTATATCGGAGGCCACATGA